Genomic DNA from Betta splendens chromosome 10, fBetSpl5.4, whole genome shotgun sequence:
ACATTACTTAACCAGCTAAAACCAGATAAGCAATGGTTCACAGTTGTGGATCTGAGCAATGCATTCTTTACATACCATTAGCTAAAGAAACACATGGATGGTTTGGGTTCACTTATCAGGGTAAAAAATACACCTACACCAGGTTACCACAGGGATATTGTGACAGCCCAACCATCTTTTctctacagaaatacagaattgtctTTCAGACTGTGAAATGCCAGGCCATAGTCAGTTGTTAGTTTACGTGGATGACATTTTTATTGCTTCTGatactaagcaaaacaacgaGATTGCTGCACTTGCATTGTTCCGCCATTTAGCAAAGACGGTAAACAAAGCTTCACtttcaaagttgcagtgggtcaaacagacagtgacctttttaggacatgaactgtCACCTTGCGGTCGCAGCTTTGCGGTCAACAGAAAAGCTTCTATTTTAGATGCTCCTAAACTGCAaacgaaacagcagatgatgcagtttctagggttatgcaactactgcagactatggttgccgagctatgcacaaataacacaaccgtttttagatgtgatctactcccaacccatgtccatgaaacagaatatagagtggacttcagaagctgaagaagctttcaCTTTGTTGAAACAAGCTCTTACTTGTGCTACAGTATTGAGTTTACCAGACTATTCAAAACCGTTTGTTCAAACAGTTGATTGTAAAGGCCATTTCAGGACTTCTATGTTGGCCCAACAAACAGGAGGCTGCTACAAGCCTGTAGCTTATTATTCCAAACGCTTAGACCCTGTTGCATGCACTTTACCATCCTGTGTacgagcagtgtgtgcagctgccctTGCAGTGCACTGCTTAGTGGAAGTGGTGTTGTTTCAGAACCTCAAGCTGCTAGTAACACACGCTGTAGACATGCTGTTGACACAGACCaagatgtccttcctgtcacctgcacgACACCTTTCGATTTTGTCAACACTTATGTCACAGTCGCATATCACCATCAAGCGGTGTAACACACTAAACCCTTCTACACTAATTCCAACacaagaggaaggggaacaacacagctgcgcagaaaccactgaacataAGCGTAAACCACGGGCAGACCTGAGAGACACAGCTTTGACATCGGGTGAGGTCTGGTTCGTTGATGGTTCGTGTTCATGGACATCTACTGGACAGACTCAGACAGGTTTCTCAGTCGTGACCCAAGACAGTGTGATTCACGCAGGAAAGCTTCTGTCACATTtttcagctgaagctgctgagatAGTGGCTTTGACTGAAGCATGCAAAGCAGGACGAGATGTTGATGTAACGATTTATAATGACAGCCAGTATGCATTTTCCACACTCCACTATTTCGCAGCTCAATGGGCCCGTAGAGGAATGACGACCTCTACTGGAAGGCCAGTGGAGCATGCggatttgttgaaagacttgctaaACGCTGTGTTATTACCTAAGTCtattgctgtgtgcaaatgtgctgcacacagaaaacagaaagaccctgtttcacagggcaacgcttttgctgacaaaataGCTAAAGAGGTTGCAGAAGGCAAACATGGTGATTTTGACCTTAACAGCTATTTCACAAAGTCCTAAAGAACCTTTACACATCCAGGTGAATAAGGATATGCAAAGCCAATCAACGACTTCTGAACAGAAAGGATGGATTAAGCTGGGCACAGCTTTAACGGATGGAATTTACAAAGTAGATTATGCATATGGACTTCATTGAGTTGAACAAATGCAACAACTACAAATACTGTCTTGTGTTGATATGTCCGTTTTCCAAGTGGGTTGAGATCGTGCCAAGCAAGAATGCTGACGCACTGACAGTTGCTAAAGCATTGTGCAAAATCATTATTCCTGTACATTACATTCCACAGGTCATCTACAGTGATAATAGGCCACACTTCGTGAACGAAGTGATAAGACAAGTGGCCACCCACTTAGGCATCACGTGGAAAAATCACTGTTCTTACCACAGAGTGCAGGGCTGGTAGAACGCACACATGGTACAGTTAAACTAAGACTGAAGAAAACAATGGAACAGACTGGGAGGTCCTGGCCAGAGTGGCTGGACCTAGTAAAACTGTACATGAGAATCACTCCAACAGGGAATGGTTTAACTCCTTTTGAGATCATTTATGGTAGACCGTTTGTGTTACCTACTGTACCACGAAACCTGTTCCACACCGTTGCCGTGCTGAGCCATGGCCCTTGCCACGTCTCCACAGGGGGGATGATGAGAATGGTCGAactttttcacacatgggtTTAATTCCTATGCCATACAGTTGTGCAGAGcgtgtttaacatgttgtacattgtttgtgttacctataatgactgatgtcaaagagaagaaggagagccagacactagcagAGTGGATAACAAACCTATTGAAGGAAAAAGCGACTGTGAATCCAAATAAGCTGCCAGACATtgctttgtctcagcaggaggagatcgAGTCAGGTGACCAGATCCTCATCAAGGCCATCAAACGAAAGAcgtggtgtggtggaaatttcccataaagaagcggATGAGAGTTtcccttttgtgcgatttattgaaataataaagaaaataaaaataatggggaaagcaaataaaaagcatggatgttgatcgtgcacatcaacaaaccaaaaaccagctggggagatcagtgcacacaccacgaaggtgtgatgcaaagagcccacgatcctcaagttgcttctgcattttagcttctctgtctgactagggtggaatgtctgtctaacccaatcaaattacatgcaccctctcctccctgacgcagtgtgtgaagatttttactttctcacaccttgAACAATCTCGGTGAAAtgccaaatgcatacagtaagacaagacataaaatattaaatgcaaaacataaatcatgaaacgtataataactgcatagaagtaaggaagacacaatttttcccatgacACGTGGTCAAGTCCGCGGTGGGAGGAGCCGTACACTGTGGTACTCACTACAccgacggctgtaaagatcgagaagagagctacgtggatccatcaaaaccactgcaagagAGTTATTCCCCTGGTTGGCACTGAGTAGGGGTGGACGTCGACCGGTATCCAAACCTTTGGTCGCTGAAGAAACCAACAGATCCCCTCTCCCAGCTATGGCGCCAGTGGGTAATCTCTGGgtagtggtctgtgtcacaatctttatgattggtttgtttgctctcaatGTACTGTGGGATGGCCAAATGCTGAATCTGTTTAGAGTGAAGAGACGGACTGGTACACCAGTGAATGACTGGAACTGGAAAGACCtggaccccaaccacaagcaCCCGTTCGAGACCATCATGTGGTATCATtatgtcaaggtgttagctaaGGCATACAATAAGtcgaattgttttgtgtgttctcacATGCCGCATTCATCTTCTCACCTGACACCCTATGCTACACCCATGCCTTACCATGAAAGGTTTTACTAAAGGTCTTACAAGGTTTATACAATGTTTCAACGTTCACATTGAAAACTGATTCAGAGAgatgtgatactgatgtttaattgtccttgtaaTGACAAACAGGGGGGGAATGTTggataaaatatattttcatctattattcatctcacttatctttgttgtttattcatttatctttttatgtatcatttacccTTTTTACACttaccatttatggtttgcatttgctgtgccttataaccacatAGACAGTTGCACAGACGTCTAACCACATGCTTAAGTACTTatacaagtattgtcatatacacAGGACAACTTTGTCACTTTCGCTTTGTGCTCCTGTTCAGGCGTAGgcgttcaaaaccacaagaggggacCTGTTAGTATTGCTATGACTACTTGGTTGTTTCCGCATGTTAACAAGTGCACCAATGATGTGATATTAAAGGCGTGTACAagcatcaataaaatgttgtgctttggggaagttcgttggagttggtggtctctgagtgaagcgcttacagtggtagcggttc
This window encodes:
- the LOC129604711 gene encoding uncharacterized protein LOC129604711, whose amino-acid sequence is MPGHSQLLVYVDDIFIASDTKQNNEIAALALFRHLAKTVNKASLSKLQWVKQTVTFLGHELSPCGRSFAVNRKASILDAPKLQTKQQMMQFLGLCNYCRLWLPSYAQITQPFLDVIYSQPMSMKQNIEWTSEAEEAFTLLKQALTCATVLSLPDYSKPFVQTVDCKGHFRTSMLAQQTGGCYKPVAYYSKRLDPVACTLPSCVRAVCAAALAVHCLVEVVLFQNLKLLVTHAVDMLLTQTKMSFLSPARHLSILSTLMSQSHITIKRCNTLNPSTLIPTQEEGEQHSCAETTEHKRKPRADLRDTALTSGEVWFVDGSCSWTSTGQTQTGFSVVTQDSVIHAGKLLSHFSAEAAEIVALTEACKAGRDVDVTIYNDSQYAFSTLHYFAAQWARRGMTTSTGRPVEHADLLKDLLNAVLLPKSIAVCKCAAHRKQKDPVSQGNAFADKIAKEVAEGKHGDFDLNSYFTKS